In the Euphorbia lathyris chromosome 5, ddEupLath1.1, whole genome shotgun sequence genome, one interval contains:
- the LOC136230134 gene encoding uncharacterized protein, translated as MHLFTQLSCQNCNWKLSAINDSITLLPPKSTTTTNHRVGIFARRKSEKKLRRNRQSQSQTDDFKGLANETRVLSDGFSSSDDDNDKITQKSVSVPSRNDVLQACIFTSGLIAALGTVIRQGSHVTSVEGLGILDCSTQVSFSFETWHLELIAGTIVLISSCRYLLLKTWPDFAESSEAANQQVLTSLEPLDYIVVSFLPGISEELLFRGALLPIFGMDWKSALLSASVFGVLHLGSGRKYSFAIWATFVGLVYGYAAIVSSSIVVPMASHALNNLVGGILWRNTSKGLTNSVE; from the exons ATGCATTTGTTCACTCAATTATCCTGTCAGAATTGCAACTGGAAACTAAGTGCCATCAATGATTCAATCACGCTTCTTCCTCCCAAATCAACTACTACTACA AATCATAGAGTGGGCATATTTGCGAGGCGTAAATCTGAGAAAAAGTTGAGGAGAAATCGGCAATCGCAAAGTCAGACTGACGATTTTAAGGGTTTAGCGAATGAGACCAGAGTTTTATCGGATGGGTTTTCTTCTTCTGATGATGATAATGATAAAATTACTCAGAAATCAGTTAGTGTTCCTTCCAGAAATGATGTGCTTCAGGCTTGTATTTTCACTTCGGGTTTGATTGCTGCTTTGGGTACAGTAATTCGACAG GGTTCTCATGTTACATCAGTGGAAGGATTGGGAATCCTTGACTGCTCTACACAAGTCTCAT TTAGTTTCGAGACGTGGCATCTCGAGTTGATTGCAGGAACCATTGTACTGATATCATCATGTAGGTACTTGCTACTCAAGACATGGCCAGATTTTGCTGAATCTTCTGAAGCTGCCAATCAGCAG GTCCTTACATCACTTGAACCATTGGATTACATTGTAGTTTCATTCTTGCCTGGTATTAGTGAG GAACTCCTTTTCCGTGGTGCATTGCTACCAATCTTCGGAATGGATTGGAAGAGTGCTTTGCTATCTGCTTCTGTATTCGGTGTTCTGCACTTGGGTAGCGGTCGAAAATACTCCTTTGCTATCTG GGCAACCTTTGTGGGGCTGGTGTACGGCTACGCTGCAATAGTGTCGTCGAGCATCGTTGTACCGATGGCTTCTCATGCACTGAATAATCTGGTCGGCGGGATCTTGTGGCGCAACACATCGAAGGGTTTGACAAACTCAGTAGAGTAG